In one Nocardia tengchongensis genomic region, the following are encoded:
- a CDS encoding alpha/beta fold hydrolase, producing the protein MGAAERVAEVGRGITLTYERQGAGVPVLLIAGLGQQKHEWHDGLVAQLVVRGHEVVRFDNRDVGTSTHAGFRPPGGLALARKRWDPRQYDLGDMAADTAGLLDVLGWRSAHLVGMSMGGMIAQTVAARYPARVSSLTSIFSTTGAARVGRPALSTWARMFRKPARTRDQHVEEAVNMYRHIGSAGYPIDEARIRATAGLTWDRDPHPAAGVGRQLAGVLKSGDRTREVRTITAPTLVLHGDRDRMVNPTGGAVTAAAIPGARLHTLPGMGHDLPVALWPTFADLIDSHIRTAESRSSDAPNL; encoded by the coding sequence TTGGGCGCAGCAGAGCGCGTCGCCGAGGTCGGGCGCGGAATCACCCTCACCTACGAGCGTCAAGGCGCGGGCGTGCCGGTGCTGCTGATCGCCGGGCTCGGACAGCAGAAGCACGAATGGCACGACGGGCTGGTCGCCCAGCTGGTGGTGCGCGGGCACGAGGTGGTGCGGTTCGACAATCGTGACGTCGGGACCTCCACACACGCCGGGTTTCGGCCGCCGGGCGGGCTCGCCCTGGCCCGCAAGCGCTGGGACCCAAGGCAATACGATCTCGGCGACATGGCCGCCGACACCGCCGGGCTGCTCGACGTCCTCGGCTGGCGTTCCGCGCATCTGGTCGGGATGTCGATGGGCGGGATGATCGCCCAGACCGTCGCGGCCCGGTATCCGGCGCGGGTGTCGTCGCTGACGTCGATCTTCTCCACCACCGGGGCGGCGCGCGTGGGGCGGCCCGCCTTGTCCACATGGGCGCGCATGTTCCGCAAGCCCGCCCGCACCCGCGACCAGCATGTCGAGGAAGCGGTGAACATGTACCGGCACATCGGATCTGCGGGCTACCCCATCGACGAGGCGCGGATCCGCGCCACGGCGGGCCTGACGTGGGACCGCGACCCGCATCCCGCGGCCGGTGTCGGCCGTCAGCTCGCCGGAGTCCTCAAGTCGGGGGACCGGACCCGGGAGGTGCGGACCATCACCGCGCCGACGCTGGTGCTGCACGGCGACCGCGATCGCATGGTGAACCCGACCGGTGGCGCGGTGACCGCCGCCGCGATCCCGGGCGCGCGCCTGCACACGCTGCCGGGCATGGGCCACGATCTGCCCGTCGCGCTGTGGCCCACCTTCGCCGACCTCATCGACAGTCACATCCGCACCGCAGAATCCAGGAGTTCCGATGCCCCGAACCTCTAG
- a CDS encoding NAD-dependent epimerase/dehydratase family protein, with protein sequence MKIGVTGAAGFVGTNLIDALVAEGHDVVAIDRVRNPRVQSDQVGWVEGDVLNPDSMRRALEGVDQVYHLVAMITLRMEDPLAWRVNTEGVRHVAEAALAVGARRFVHVSSVHSFDQEICGPVLDETSPRSERPEIPVYDRSKWAGEQELRKVIDKGLDATICNPTGIWGPVEYATGKWSRLNGIARDAARGLVPAFISDAAFDIVDVRDVVAGAMLAAEKGRTGENYLLGGDYRPLIQWVRLNARVAGRRGPRIGFPLSILSGIMPVAEPICAALGSDVLSQAMLNALSAAPRVDYSKAKHELGYEPHTLEQSVRDFVSFLVQSGQMDR encoded by the coding sequence ATGAAGATTGGCGTTACCGGAGCCGCCGGCTTCGTCGGCACGAACCTGATCGACGCGTTGGTCGCCGAAGGGCACGACGTGGTCGCCATCGACCGTGTCCGCAACCCGCGCGTGCAATCCGATCAGGTCGGTTGGGTCGAAGGGGATGTGCTGAACCCCGACTCGATGCGCCGCGCACTCGAAGGCGTCGACCAGGTGTACCACCTGGTCGCGATGATCACGCTGCGGATGGAGGACCCGCTGGCGTGGCGAGTCAACACCGAAGGTGTGCGCCACGTCGCCGAAGCCGCACTGGCCGTCGGCGCACGCCGGTTCGTACATGTCAGCTCGGTGCACTCCTTCGACCAGGAGATCTGCGGGCCGGTTCTGGACGAGACCTCGCCGCGGTCGGAGCGCCCGGAAATCCCGGTGTACGACCGATCCAAATGGGCAGGCGAGCAGGAACTGCGCAAGGTCATCGACAAGGGCCTGGACGCGACCATCTGCAACCCGACCGGCATCTGGGGCCCGGTCGAGTACGCGACCGGAAAGTGGTCGCGGCTCAACGGAATTGCGCGCGATGCCGCACGCGGCCTGGTACCCGCATTCATCTCCGACGCCGCCTTCGACATCGTCGACGTTCGCGATGTCGTGGCAGGGGCCATGCTCGCCGCCGAAAAGGGCCGCACCGGAGAGAACTACCTACTCGGCGGCGACTACCGCCCACTCATCCAATGGGTCCGCCTCAACGCCCGCGTCGCCGGCCGCCGCGGACCCCGGATCGGCTTCCCACTGTCGATACTCAGCGGCATCATGCCGGTAGCCGAACCCATCTGCGCCGCACTCGGCTCGGACGTCCTCTCCCAAGCCATGCTCAATGCGCTATCAGCCGCACCGCGAGTGGACTACTCGAAGGCCAAACACGAACTCGGCTACGAGCCACACACTTTGGAACAGTCCGTCCGCGACTTCGTATCCTTCCTCGTCCAGTCCGGCCAGATGGACCGATGA
- a CDS encoding helix-turn-helix domain-containing protein, producing the protein MTEDIDRALEGVGLRLRELRKQRETTLAELSAETGISVSTLSRLESGARRPTLEQLLPLARAHGVSLDDLVNAPITGDPRVHTRPITRGGMQMLPLTRRAGGIQAFKIVLGPKSGRTEPNPQTHEGYEWLYVLNGRLRMILGSHDLILGPGEAAEFDTREPHWFGAAMTNRSSSCLFGKQGERAHFRARPKKD; encoded by the coding sequence ATGACCGAGGATATCGACAGAGCCCTGGAAGGGGTGGGGCTGCGGCTGCGTGAACTGCGCAAACAGCGGGAGACGACGCTCGCGGAGCTGTCGGCGGAGACGGGGATCTCGGTGAGCACCCTGTCCCGGCTGGAGTCGGGAGCCCGGCGGCCCACCCTGGAGCAGCTGCTGCCGCTGGCACGCGCTCACGGAGTGAGTCTCGACGATCTGGTGAACGCGCCGATCACCGGAGATCCGCGCGTGCACACGCGGCCGATCACGCGGGGCGGGATGCAGATGCTGCCGTTGACGCGGCGGGCGGGCGGGATTCAGGCGTTCAAGATCGTGCTCGGGCCGAAATCCGGTCGCACCGAGCCCAACCCGCAGACGCACGAGGGTTACGAATGGCTGTACGTGCTCAACGGGCGACTACGGATGATCCTCGGCTCGCACGACCTGATCCTGGGACCGGGCGAGGCCGCCGAATTCGATACGCGAGAACCGCACTGGTTCGGCGCAGCGATGACGAACCGGTCGAGTTCCTGCCTGTTCGGCAAACAGGGTGAGCGAGCGCACTTCCGCGCCCGGCCGAAGAAGGACTGA
- a CDS encoding NAD(P)/FAD-dependent oxidoreductase: MTEHVDVLIVGAGLSGIGAAHHLQAAFPGRSYAILEAREAMGGTWDLFRYPGVRSDSDMHTLGYRFRPWVAAEAIADGPAILSYIRETAADAGIDQRIRYGHKVTGASWSSEEARWTVGFEHAGVPATITCDFLYLCSGYYRYDEGYVPEFAGMDDFRGQIVHPQHWPAELDYAGKRVVVIGSGATAVTLVPAMAETAGHVTMLQRSPTYIMSAPSVDTVATKLRQWLGARRAYAVTRWKNVAISTVIYQLSQRRPAMMRKFFRDLTVKQLPEGYDVDTHFNPAYNPWDQRLCLVPDGDLFRAISAGRASVATDRIERFTADGLRLESGTELSADIVVTATGLDLLALGGIALTVDGREIQPPDTMAYKGMMLSGVPNFAFTIGYTNASWTLKADLVSEFVCRLLRHLDEHGYSQATPWPDPAVTAKPLLDFQAGYVLRSMDRFPRAGSRAPWRLGMNYAQDVITLRHGRIEDGTIRFGRRTVRAATAPTAERGPEQVTA, translated from the coding sequence ATGACCGAACACGTGGACGTGCTGATCGTCGGGGCCGGGCTGTCGGGCATCGGGGCGGCCCATCATCTGCAGGCCGCTTTCCCCGGCCGCAGTTACGCGATCCTCGAGGCCCGCGAGGCGATGGGCGGGACCTGGGATCTGTTCCGCTATCCCGGGGTGCGGTCGGACTCCGACATGCACACCCTCGGGTACCGGTTCCGGCCGTGGGTGGCGGCCGAGGCCATCGCCGACGGGCCCGCCATCCTCTCCTACATTCGCGAGACCGCCGCCGACGCGGGCATCGACCAGCGAATCCGATACGGCCACAAGGTGACCGGTGCCTCCTGGTCGTCGGAGGAGGCGCGCTGGACCGTCGGGTTCGAGCACGCCGGGGTGCCCGCCACCATCACCTGCGACTTCCTCTACCTGTGCAGCGGCTACTACCGCTACGACGAGGGCTACGTCCCGGAGTTCGCGGGAATGGACGACTTCCGCGGGCAGATCGTGCACCCGCAGCACTGGCCGGCCGAACTCGATTACGCCGGAAAGCGTGTCGTGGTGATCGGCAGCGGGGCGACCGCGGTGACGCTGGTGCCCGCGATGGCCGAGACCGCCGGGCACGTCACCATGCTGCAGCGTTCGCCCACCTACATCATGTCCGCGCCGAGCGTGGACACCGTCGCCACCAAGCTGCGTCAGTGGCTGGGGGCGCGGCGGGCGTACGCCGTTACCCGCTGGAAGAACGTGGCGATCAGCACCGTCATCTATCAGCTCAGTCAGCGGCGGCCGGCGATGATGCGCAAGTTCTTCCGGGATCTGACCGTCAAGCAGCTGCCTGAGGGCTACGACGTCGACACGCATTTCAATCCGGCCTACAACCCGTGGGATCAGCGGCTGTGCCTGGTGCCCGACGGGGACCTGTTCCGGGCCATCAGCGCCGGGCGTGCCTCGGTGGCGACCGACCGCATCGAACGCTTCACCGCGGACGGGCTGCGGCTGGAATCGGGGACCGAATTGAGCGCCGACATCGTGGTGACGGCGACCGGGCTGGATCTGCTGGCGCTCGGCGGCATCGCGCTCACGGTCGACGGCCGCGAGATCCAGCCGCCCGACACCATGGCCTACAAGGGCATGATGCTCAGTGGCGTGCCGAACTTCGCGTTCACCATCGGCTACACCAACGCGTCGTGGACGCTCAAGGCCGACCTGGTCTCCGAGTTCGTCTGCCGGCTGCTGCGGCACCTGGACGAGCACGGGTACAGCCAGGCCACACCGTGGCCGGACCCCGCGGTGACCGCCAAGCCGCTGCTCGATTTCCAGGCGGGCTACGTGCTGCGGTCGATGGATCGTTTCCCCAGGGCCGGGTCGCGGGCGCCATGGCGGCTGGGCATGAACTACGCCCAGGACGTCATCACCTTGCGGCACGGGCGAATCGAGGACGGCACCATCCGTTTCGGCCGGCGCACGGTGCGGGCGGCCACCGCGCCCACGGCCGAACGCGGGCCCGAACAGGTCACGGCCTGA
- a CDS encoding cytochrome P450 codes for MTTVTLPDGPTTPGFVQGIEILAGRTRAWRRLHQRYGSAFVVSMPRFGRTVVLSDPAEVKALFTTHTDLVDNLDINLGQFLGPGSLFARRGEEHRKERKLLTPPFHGRRLAVYESLIEEEAVREMATWPSGREFATMDSMMRITLNVILRAVFGAEGAEFEQLRELIPKLVLIASALAAVPVPQGLFGRFGPWARFAAHRASYDEIVGRLIRRAAADPHLSDRDDVLAMLLQARYDDGSAMTQSEIADELLTLLTAGHETTATSLAWTVERLRRHPHLLTRLVEETDAGGSALREATLLEVQRVRPVIDATARKVRVDDFQLGRWTLPRGQHVLVSIRLMHDNPELFTNPRDFDPDRFLDARPGTFNWIPFGGGARRCIGAAFATMEMNVVLRVLLRDFTLAPTDAPDERTHFRGVAWRRRRRAARSSTAGHRDRR; via the coding sequence ATGACCACAGTGACACTGCCCGACGGACCAACGACGCCGGGCTTCGTGCAGGGCATCGAGATTCTGGCCGGACGCACCCGCGCCTGGCGGCGACTGCATCAGCGCTACGGGTCGGCGTTCGTGGTGTCGATGCCGCGCTTCGGGCGCACCGTCGTGCTGTCCGACCCCGCCGAGGTGAAGGCGCTGTTCACCACCCACACCGATCTGGTCGACAACCTCGACATCAACCTCGGCCAATTCCTGGGCCCCGGTTCGCTGTTCGCGCGGCGCGGTGAGGAGCATCGCAAGGAGCGCAAGCTGCTCACCCCACCCTTCCACGGGCGTCGGCTGGCGGTCTACGAATCGCTGATCGAGGAGGAGGCCGTCCGCGAGATGGCCACCTGGCCGTCGGGGCGTGAGTTCGCGACCATGGATTCGATGATGCGCATCACGCTGAACGTGATCCTGCGCGCCGTATTCGGTGCGGAGGGAGCGGAATTCGAGCAATTGCGCGAGCTGATCCCGAAACTGGTGCTGATCGCCTCCGCGCTGGCCGCGGTGCCGGTGCCGCAAGGGTTGTTCGGGCGCTTCGGACCGTGGGCGCGGTTCGCGGCCCACCGCGCGAGCTACGACGAGATCGTGGGCCGGCTCATCCGCCGCGCCGCCGCCGACCCGCACCTGTCCGACCGGGACGACGTGCTGGCCATGCTGCTGCAGGCCCGCTACGACGACGGCTCGGCCATGACGCAGAGCGAGATCGCCGACGAGCTGCTCACCCTGCTCACCGCGGGCCACGAGACCACCGCCACCTCGCTGGCCTGGACCGTGGAACGGCTGCGGCGGCACCCGCACCTGCTGACGCGCCTGGTCGAGGAGACCGACGCGGGTGGCTCCGCGCTGCGCGAGGCGACGCTGCTGGAGGTCCAGCGGGTGCGCCCGGTCATCGACGCCACCGCCCGCAAGGTGCGGGTGGACGATTTCCAGCTGGGCCGGTGGACGCTGCCGCGCGGCCAGCACGTCCTGGTCAGCATCCGGCTCATGCACGACAACCCGGAATTGTTCACCAACCCACGCGATTTCGACCCGGACCGGTTCCTCGACGCGCGCCCGGGGACGTTCAACTGGATTCCGTTCGGCGGCGGCGCGCGCCGCTGCATCGGGGCGGCGTTCGCCACCATGGAGATGAACGTGGTGCTGCGGGTGCTGTTGCGCGACTTCACCCTCGCACCCACCGACGCGCCCGACGAGCGCACCCACTTCCGCGGCGTCGCCTGGCGCCGGCGAAGAAGGGCCGCGCGGTCGTCTACCGCAGGCCACCGCGACCGCCGCTGA
- a CDS encoding TetR/AcrR family transcriptional regulator — protein MMADRPRRRYAPRLPPEERRAQLLDAAFAVLERSELHELNMEAVAAEAGVGKPVLYTVFKTRAELVAALLERERERALEQVADTLPTDLLGADPVVAASAAVRAFVDVALDNPTRWRLLLSGPGNAPDEYREAIRSSREGIFDQAEALVRMGLIADSRWAGIDSGLLTNSLLTIAEMLGRMAVSEPDVYPRERIEGFVQAIVALLVGPGRQARGSPAPPSPPRK, from the coding sequence ATGATGGCGGACCGGCCGCGTCGCCGCTATGCGCCCCGCCTGCCACCCGAGGAGCGGCGCGCGCAGCTGCTCGACGCCGCCTTCGCGGTCCTGGAACGGTCCGAACTCCACGAGCTCAACATGGAGGCCGTCGCCGCCGAGGCCGGTGTGGGAAAACCGGTGCTGTACACGGTCTTCAAGACCCGCGCCGAGTTGGTCGCCGCGCTGCTCGAACGCGAACGCGAACGGGCGCTGGAACAGGTCGCCGACACCCTGCCCACCGACCTGCTCGGCGCGGATCCCGTGGTCGCGGCCTCCGCCGCGGTCCGGGCGTTCGTCGATGTGGCCCTCGACAATCCGACCCGGTGGCGACTGCTGTTGTCCGGGCCGGGCAATGCCCCCGACGAGTATCGCGAGGCCATTCGCAGCTCCCGTGAGGGCATCTTCGATCAGGCCGAGGCTCTGGTCCGGATGGGTCTGATCGCCGATTCGCGCTGGGCTGGAATCGATTCCGGCCTGCTCACCAATTCACTGCTGACCATCGCCGAGATGCTGGGCCGCATGGCGGTCAGTGAACCGGATGTCTACCCCCGTGAACGCATCGAGGGTTTCGTCCAGGCGATCGTCGCGCTGCTCGTCGGCCCCGGCCGCCAGGCCCGCGGCTCGCCCGCACCCCCTTCGCCGCCCCGAAAGTGA
- a CDS encoding TetR/AcrR family transcriptional regulator, whose translation MTRADPASSADPAVRADTAADSGFRRRLLDAMADAVRERGYRDTTVADIVRLAKTSRRTFYEHFADKQDCFVAMLAERNNETIDQIYAAVDVAAPWDTQIHQRSRRGSGRRGRTPASPWPGSAIFRRWGSGPSSCNARPPTRSSPSSRP comes from the coding sequence GTGACCCGCGCCGACCCCGCCAGCAGTGCCGACCCGGCTGTGCGGGCCGACACCGCCGCCGACTCCGGCTTCCGGCGGCGTCTGCTCGACGCCATGGCCGACGCGGTCCGTGAGCGCGGCTACCGCGACACCACGGTCGCCGACATCGTGCGCCTGGCCAAGACCTCGCGGCGGACTTTCTACGAGCATTTCGCCGACAAGCAGGACTGCTTCGTGGCCATGCTCGCCGAACGCAACAACGAGACCATCGACCAGATCTACGCGGCCGTGGACGTGGCCGCACCTTGGGACACCCAGATCCATCAGCGATCGAGGCGTGGATCGGGGCGTCGCGGGAGGACACCTGCATCACCCTGGCCTGGATCCGCGATATTCCGGCGCTGGGGGAGCGGGCCCAGCAGCTGCAACGCGAGGCCGCCGACGCGTTCATCACCCTCATCCAGACCTTGA
- a CDS encoding HNH endonuclease signature motif containing protein: MDSNGVTLDDCGIAELAAAVSTLSESVQNSTLTQFSDEDVVALMQQLEGCKRQLAALDTRLIIEAGERSLHARSGAGKMVPFLRHTLGLSRYDAALRVKVTHHCGEFFEPSGHLRPAVLPVMAEAFAAGDISRDHVRNIMDVMDHLPTDIPTEARTEAEEILVDYSREGWPDDLPKIGRDILARLDPDGKVVSDADRRRRRGITLCRPGVDGMSRIEGWITPELRACLDAVFAKLARPGMCNVEDPESPSASGGFIADSVLDAAAGRDRRDAGQRTHDALMALVQPGVNMRALGMHRGLPVEVVLTMSLTDLENGTGVATTNTGTQISINEALKMAEGTHPVIAVLDGDGMPLYLQRSRRTANRAQRLALIARDKGCTRPGCEQPASMCAAHHVTDWAKGGPTDIKNLTLACDHCHALVNDGPDGWKTVVMGKDSPHRGRTGWIAPKSVDPTGTPRVNDRHHVGQAIAAAIDSSCRKWRSRAA; the protein is encoded by the coding sequence ATGGATTCGAATGGGGTGACACTCGACGACTGCGGTATCGCTGAACTGGCGGCCGCGGTCTCGACCCTGAGCGAATCCGTTCAGAACTCCACGTTGACGCAGTTCTCCGATGAGGATGTCGTGGCGTTGATGCAGCAGCTCGAAGGCTGCAAGCGGCAACTGGCCGCATTGGATACGCGCCTGATCATCGAAGCTGGCGAGCGGTCGCTGCATGCACGTTCTGGTGCGGGGAAGATGGTGCCGTTTCTGCGCCACACCCTCGGCCTGTCGCGGTATGACGCGGCACTGCGCGTGAAGGTGACACACCACTGCGGGGAATTCTTCGAACCGAGCGGCCATCTCCGTCCTGCGGTGCTCCCTGTTATGGCGGAAGCGTTTGCCGCGGGGGATATTTCGCGGGATCACGTCCGCAACATCATGGATGTGATGGACCACCTCCCGACCGACATCCCCACCGAAGCACGTACGGAAGCCGAGGAGATCCTCGTCGACTACTCGCGTGAAGGCTGGCCCGATGATCTGCCGAAGATCGGCCGGGACATTCTGGCGCGGCTCGATCCCGATGGGAAGGTTGTTTCTGATGCCGACCGTCGGCGTCGGCGTGGGATCACCCTGTGCCGCCCCGGCGTGGATGGTATGTCGCGGATCGAAGGGTGGATCACCCCGGAACTGCGTGCGTGCCTGGATGCTGTGTTCGCCAAGCTCGCCCGCCCGGGCATGTGCAACGTGGAGGACCCGGAAAGCCCTTCTGCCTCTGGTGGGTTCATCGCCGACAGCGTTCTCGACGCCGCCGCGGGCCGGGATCGGCGTGATGCCGGGCAGCGCACCCACGACGCGCTGATGGCTCTGGTGCAGCCGGGTGTGAACATGCGTGCCCTCGGCATGCACCGGGGCCTGCCGGTCGAGGTTGTTCTCACCATGAGCCTGACCGACCTGGAGAACGGGACCGGGGTGGCCACCACCAACACCGGCACCCAGATCTCCATCAACGAGGCACTGAAGATGGCCGAGGGAACCCACCCGGTGATCGCGGTCCTCGACGGGGACGGGATGCCGCTGTACCTGCAGCGTTCCCGCCGCACCGCCAACCGAGCCCAACGGCTCGCACTCATCGCCCGCGACAAGGGATGTACCCGTCCGGGTTGTGAACAACCCGCCTCGATGTGCGCCGCCCACCACGTCACCGATTGGGCCAAGGGCGGACCGACCGATATCAAGAACCTGACTCTGGCGTGCGATCACTGCCACGCGCTCGTCAATGACGGGCCCGATGGGTGGAAAACCGTTGTGATGGGCAAGGACTCACCCCATCGAGGCCGAACGGGGTGGATTGCACCGAAGAGTGTTGATCCCACCGGCACGCCGCGCGTGAACGATCGCCATCACGTGGGGCAGGCGATCGCGGCTGCGATCGATTCGAGTTGCCGAAAGTGGCGCTCACGGGCTGCGTGA
- a CDS encoding SDR family oxidoreductase → MPRTSRPLSGRPVMITGAASGIGRGLAELLSRRGSPVAIADIDADGLKQTAAGLDGPVLTRVLDVSDAADQLAFAGEVREWLNAPLAAVFNNAGVAVSSSVLDSVPDDDEWLRRINFDGVVNGTRAFLPILVEQGSGAIVNTSSVFGLAGMPYQSAYCAAKFAVRGFTDALRQELRGTGVSAVTVHPGGIRTNIARNGRVRKDPEGRGRTHEQMAAEFEAMTMTTPERAAEIICRGVERGKARILVGPDAYLFDTLTRVTPTHYYDVLSIVMGLARGRAAKGAGQ, encoded by the coding sequence ATGCCCCGAACCTCTAGGCCCCTGTCGGGCCGGCCCGTCATGATCACCGGCGCGGCCTCCGGCATCGGGCGCGGACTTGCCGAATTGCTGTCGCGCCGTGGATCACCGGTGGCCATCGCCGATATCGACGCCGACGGGTTGAAGCAGACCGCCGCCGGGCTCGACGGCCCGGTGCTGACCCGGGTCCTGGATGTCAGCGACGCCGCAGACCAGCTGGCCTTCGCCGGCGAGGTCCGGGAGTGGCTGAACGCGCCGCTGGCCGCGGTGTTCAACAATGCCGGGGTGGCGGTGTCCTCGTCGGTGCTCGACAGTGTGCCCGACGACGACGAATGGTTGCGGCGCATCAACTTCGACGGTGTGGTGAACGGGACGCGGGCGTTCCTGCCGATCCTCGTCGAGCAGGGCAGCGGCGCGATCGTCAATACCTCCAGCGTGTTCGGACTGGCGGGCATGCCGTATCAAAGTGCTTACTGTGCCGCGAAATTCGCGGTGCGCGGGTTCACCGACGCACTGCGGCAGGAACTCCGGGGGACCGGGGTGTCGGCGGTGACCGTGCATCCCGGCGGTATTCGCACCAATATCGCCCGCAACGGGCGGGTGCGCAAGGACCCTGAGGGCCGGGGCCGCACCCACGAGCAGATGGCCGCCGAATTCGAGGCGATGACCATGACCACGCCCGAGCGAGCGGCCGAAATCATCTGCCGCGGTGTCGAACGCGGCAAGGCGCGGATCCTGGTCGGACCCGACGCCTACCTGTTCGACACCCTGACACGGGTGACCCCGACGCACTACTACGACGTGCTGTCGATCGTGATGGGCCTGGCGCGCGGGCGGGCCGCGAAGGGAGCGGGACAATGA
- a CDS encoding oxygenase MpaB family protein, producing MTFDPTTLRRADYGFFGPDSPSWKVWTSPTAVIGFQRAVTLEHFDPFLTAAVADTGKIYSEPRNRLDATFAYFLIVAIGDSRTAIQASEHLMTVHAKNTGIEPISGQRYSANSPETQLWIHITGWQSVLKAYEMFGPGLTPEEEAQYWRECRIAAELQTCKPEDVPITREGVRQYYADVRARLCTSEAAQDGMRQLLFTSPGNGAGWTYAIGARLLSFASIATLPKWQRKLGQFDRPGIVDLLVRPAGRILVWLFTLFDKKGLIMAAPIIAPMAGQILEQHIKGELPARPETVTPAQARERYGTRGHRTTSAAS from the coding sequence GTGACCTTCGATCCGACCACCCTCCGCCGTGCGGACTACGGCTTCTTCGGCCCGGATTCGCCGAGCTGGAAGGTGTGGACCTCGCCCACCGCCGTCATCGGTTTCCAGCGCGCGGTCACCCTCGAACACTTCGACCCGTTCCTGACCGCCGCCGTCGCCGACACCGGCAAGATCTACTCCGAACCACGCAACCGCCTCGACGCCACCTTCGCCTACTTCCTGATCGTGGCCATCGGCGACTCCCGCACCGCGATCCAGGCCTCCGAACACCTGATGACGGTGCACGCCAAGAACACCGGCATCGAGCCGATCAGCGGTCAGCGCTACAGCGCCAACTCCCCCGAGACCCAGCTGTGGATCCACATCACCGGCTGGCAGTCGGTCCTCAAGGCCTACGAGATGTTCGGGCCCGGCCTGACCCCCGAGGAGGAGGCGCAGTACTGGCGAGAGTGCCGCATCGCGGCCGAACTGCAGACCTGCAAGCCCGAGGACGTCCCGATCACCCGCGAGGGTGTGCGCCAGTACTACGCGGATGTCCGTGCGCGCCTGTGCACTTCGGAGGCCGCCCAGGACGGGATGCGGCAGCTGCTGTTCACCTCACCCGGCAACGGCGCGGGCTGGACCTACGCGATCGGCGCGCGACTGCTGTCGTTCGCCTCCATCGCGACCCTGCCCAAATGGCAGCGCAAGCTCGGCCAGTTCGACCGGCCCGGCATCGTCGACCTGCTGGTCCGGCCCGCCGGCCGAATCCTGGTGTGGCTGTTCACGCTGTTCGACAAGAAGGGCCTGATCATGGCCGCGCCGATCATCGCCCCGATGGCCGGGCAGATCCTCGAACAGCACATCAAGGGCGAGCTCCCGGCCCGGCCCGAAACGGTGACGCCGGCCCAGGCCCGCGAGCGCTACGGCACGCGCGGGCACCGGACCACCTCCGCCGCAAGCTGA
- the thpD gene encoding ectoine hydroxylase translates to MTLSDYGLIDRYRTRTVAGTPPFDRDDPTVWGPIDSHGLAEFDDNGYAVLDMLLDADEVRAVATEMQDLTSDPELLLDERVIIERASHRVRSVFDVHRLSPMIGELVRQDRIAGLARQILGSDVYLHQARVNYMPGFTGAGFYWHSDFETWHAEDGMPAPRAVSLSIAMTDNYPFNGSLMVMPGSHRTFVPCQGETPADHHRVSLREQRIGVPSQEALTDLAGKHGITQFTGPAGSALLFDSNLMHGSTGNITPFPRSNLFLVFNSVENTLRDPYSTPDPRPEYLASRDFTPLS, encoded by the coding sequence ATGACGCTGTCCGACTATGGTCTGATCGACCGCTACCGCACCCGGACCGTAGCGGGGACACCGCCTTTCGATCGCGATGACCCGACGGTCTGGGGCCCGATCGACTCCCATGGCCTGGCCGAGTTCGACGACAACGGCTACGCCGTGCTCGACATGCTGCTCGACGCGGACGAGGTGCGGGCGGTGGCGACCGAGATGCAGGACCTGACCAGTGATCCCGAGTTGCTGCTCGACGAGCGAGTGATCATCGAGCGGGCCTCCCATCGGGTGCGCTCGGTCTTCGACGTGCATCGGCTCAGCCCGATGATCGGGGAGCTGGTTCGTCAGGACCGGATCGCCGGTCTCGCCCGCCAGATCCTCGGCTCCGACGTCTACCTGCATCAGGCCCGGGTGAACTACATGCCCGGGTTCACGGGCGCCGGGTTCTACTGGCACTCCGACTTCGAGACCTGGCACGCCGAGGACGGTATGCCCGCTCCGCGCGCGGTGAGCCTGTCGATCGCCATGACCGACAACTACCCGTTCAACGGCAGCCTGATGGTCATGCCCGGCTCGCACCGCACCTTCGTGCCGTGTCAGGGCGAGACGCCCGCCGACCATCACCGGGTGTCGTTGCGGGAGCAGCGGATCGGCGTGCCCTCGCAGGAGGCGCTCACCGATCTGGCGGGCAAGCACGGCATCACCCAGTTCACCGGTCCGGCGGGCTCGGCGCTGCTGTTCGACTCGAACCTGATGCACGGGTCCACGGGCAATATCACGCCGTTCCCGCGCTCGAATCTGTTCCTGGTGTTCAACAGCGTCGAGAACACCCTGCGCGACCCGTACTCCACGCCCGATCCCCGGCCGGAGTACCTCGCGAGCCGGGACTTCACGCCGCTGAGCTGA